TATTGCATCTATTTcatgagtaaggaaatattgatcaagctgttcacattttacataaggccaaaactgtataatgcttcttaagtttggtcgaTATATCTAAATAAGAAGAAAGACttggtagagaaggtccagagaaaggcAACAGTGATGATACCAGAATAAAGAAAACTGAGTGACAGGGAAAGCCTTGGGGGGGGTCTTAGAATTTCCCACCTTGGAGGAGAgattaaggggtgacctgatcacagccttaaaGTTTCTATAACAGTGAACGGTTCTTCCAGGGATGTAAGAACAGAAGAACCAGTGGACGTAAtatgaaaataagcaagaaaccTCTAAAGAATATGTAAAGTACTTTAACAGAATAAGAATGAtgggtgaaaggaatagaattGATAACGACAAGATAAATGCAAACTGCATATAGAAATTTAAACATTTGTAAGATAGTAGagtatgttcaagagatgggtccttGCAGAATATAAAATGTTAATTACAAACAGGTAGCTACACACAACTGCTGGTACCAAAAACGGTACCAAAAACGTTACCAAAACGGTACCAAAAACGTAGTATTTGCCAACTACGAAGCTGATAAGTGACGTTACCTTCCCAGGCGCTGGCTGCGTGGCTTTCAACTGGATGGTGACATCTTCCTCCTGCCAGACGCTCTCATCCCTCCGCATAGTTACAAACGATCCTGATTCTTCCATCTATGTTCCAGGTCAGATATCTTCAAAATGCATGTCAGGTCACAGCAGTTTATCACCTATGTTAAGACTAGATACTCACATAACATAGATTAATTTAAGGCTTTGTGTACACTCACAATGAAGGTCAAGCTAAAGCTCGCTTTTGTCCATGTCCAAAACCAGACACTGTCACATCCTGAAGTTAAGTTGAAACCCTGTGTTCCAGAGGTGAGACGCGCTTCCATACAGCTACATTTCTCCTGCCATGATTGTCATGGCCCTCGACCCAATGGAGTAGATGTCTGGGAGATGAAGTGTCCACgacctggaggtgtggtggtgggcgtggctgCTTCAGTCACCCTCATCGATCTGGACTACCTTATGTGTGCTTATCTGACCAACCTCGGGATCGACTACACCGGAGGATGCGTCCACAGTGATGGCAACAGTTGCAATTCCCTTGGTGTACGCCAGATGGGATTGTTTAGTTATAATGTACTTCTTTATGAGAGATGGGTAAAGTTACTTCTATACGTGGTAGTTACTCACAATGGACGGTTTCTCATGGATGAAAAGTTTAGGCAGTCGCCAGACGATTTCATATTCGTGAAACTTTCAAAGAGTCTCTGGAAGGTTTCTTAGTTAAGCTAAACTAATATTGATGAATTACATGATTAATGCTTTAGACGTTCAATTCACTGGCCTAGGCACATTTGTAAAACATTTTGATGTGATCTCTTGGTGAAGGTAAACTTACAAGATAGATTAATGTTGTAGAGTCCATACACGAAGCATTGGTTACGTTTGTGCTGACCTAATATGATTCATATTAGAATACAATGGGGCGATGCTTGCTATGTATCATATGTACAGGAGCCCTTTATGTGCTAGTGTGTCTGGGACAACGACTACCTTATAACTCATGATCATGGAAGAAATGACTGCAGAGACCCCGATGTAGTGTTTGGGAGGAACTAATGCAATGTTCTCCATTATCATGGTACAAAGTACCTTCACATAGATCATGACATAGTCTCTAGGGTGGTACTGCCGTTTGCTTTGTGATCATGGTACAGAGCAGCTGTGAGAGTCATGGTGTACAGAAGGTCTTGCGACTATACGTTACAAACACCTACCCTGTATGGTGTCTCATGATGGTTAAGAAGAGATGATGTTGGTTACTGGGTGGTCATGGAAACGATAAGTTCGAGCTAAGCTTTATTTGTCTAACGTTTCGGTACAACCTTCTTCAGAGAGAATGACATCATAATGGGAAAAGTATAAGCCTATGTGACCTCTGAATGACGTTCCCTTACAGGCAACGGGTTGTTTCTTGATTGGTTGGACCTGTCCAGTGgctccgcccctcctcctctgcttgtcCACTCACGTACTGCTAACCTCGCTGCTAACCTAGACCAAGATGAAAATCTACATCTGCTGATTCCTGTGTCTTCCTTATTATTTGATCCGGCTCTAATCCCTATTCTAAACGTCTTATCTAATCCTTCATgtatcacttcagcttccattcaGTACATGCTATCGCGTTTACTACAGTCACATTGGAAGTTTTACGTTATCTCAAATCAGTTGTGTTCCGCGATCCTCTTCGTAAACCCGCGCACTGTCTCCCCGTAATATGCGCGCTGGCATCTACCACAAGGAACCCTGTAGACGACGCTTGCCGCGTTCCTTACCTCATCTGTCTTGGCTTCACCACTTCATATATCTCCTTGCCTGTTGGGATGGCAACTTTCATACCGTTTGCTTGCAGAAACCTGTCGATGCATTCAGCCCGTCCTTCACTACCACAAGAATGCTAAGGGAAGTACGCACTAACGGGAAAAGAAATTCATCTGATGAGGCAGGGAAGATTTTTCTCGTAGCCCGATTTCGAAGTAGGCCCAGTGCACTGGAAGTTTCTGCAAGAATCGGGTAGAGAGTTACCACCTCTTCAGCCAGaaatggcgaggtggtgatgctTACACGAACATGAGGTCAGGAATAGGGCGACTGTTGTTTACAAGGTTGCTTGTGATAGTTGCCAGCGCTTGTAATAAGACAGGATCGTGGAACACAGGGCTGATTTGAGACATCATAGAATTTCCAATGCTATCGTAGTATACGCATATGCCGAAATGGGATGACGCTAAAGTAATGTATGAAGAATTAGATAAGGCGTTAAAACACGCCCTAGAGGCGGCTCACATAAGCAGGGAAAACCTGCTAAACAGCAGAtgtgtatttttgttttgatCCAGATAACGGAGAGGTTAGCAACAAATGAGTGGACGAGCAGAGGAAGAGAGGCAGAGCAACATCATCTCAGGTCCAGCCAAACAAGAAACAACGTTGCCTGCACGGGGACGTTATTCTGAGGTCGCATAAGCTTGTGATTTCCTAATATGTTGTCAGTCTCTCTGAAAAATTATATCTAAACGATAGAGAAGAAAACTCGGTTAGGATTTACTGTTTCTGTGACCTATCTTTATTTATCGCGTTGGATGATGAAGAATGGATGTAGTGTATAGGCAAGAACCTCGACTGCCAAGTGTGTGTTATGTTATCACCTCTCATATGCTATACATCACCTCTCATCATCCTCTTTTCAGCAGTTCCTTCATCTTTCACCAGTTTGTGCGTCTCTTACCATAAATTCCTtcacctttcaccgtcctgtcTCCTAGTACTTCTGTCACTTCTCATTACCGTCTCACCAGCAGTCCCCTTACTATCTTCTTTATAGGAGTTCCCATatatctcaccaccctctcctcagCAGTCCCCTCAGCCTCTACCAGCAGCTCCCCAGcaatccccctccacccccaaccaaaccaaacctctcACCAGCATATCATCAACA
The sequence above is drawn from the Panulirus ornatus isolate Po-2019 chromosome 6, ASM3632096v1, whole genome shotgun sequence genome and encodes:
- the LOC139748901 gene encoding uncharacterized protein, with the translated sequence MKVKLKLAFVHVQNQTLSHPEVKLKPCVPEVRRASIQLHFSCHDCHGPRPNGVDVWEMKCPRPGGVVVGVAASVTLIDLDYLMCAYLTNLGIDYTGGCVHSDGNSCNSLGPFVMTSVWANNQDFRSPSSFAYQGRLITSGEKLDMGRCMTPKEDVGSVVGVSGNHFHRLLCPPHMVGVTLAWLDPTSAPLLNCCLVY